The following coding sequences are from one Ornithodoros turicata isolate Travis chromosome 1, ASM3712646v1, whole genome shotgun sequence window:
- the LOC135382954 gene encoding uncharacterized protein LOC135382954, with protein sequence MDIPTEDSTLSQISQEPPVGEVASTSFATPLQTQGRAIETSFELLWDPLTTMEMEVDSCSPSTGHLPVELVSQMSQVVAPPSLMNLVTQKGTSPIPCDSLGDMQAFTKVFYCTCSAEMKYVNLHLHPLGNMQADFLLHTLQESSSSVMGGAPSVEQVQQESPVLSQEYMEEKEQHVSELLWDRLVSVDTEEAEGPREGTSGSALEEDSSPGSGNHVSQVEEERFTSLPGPSTSAQKLWVSSVPCVGAADTQLLALRSHSSFGKSPGFFCLAWCVILGYRAGAYSRICI encoded by the exons ATG GACATCCCTACTGAAGACAGCACCCTGTCACAGATTTCACAAGAGCCCCCTGTAGGAGAG GTTGCTTCTACGTCATTCGCAACACCACTGCAAACACAGGGGCGAGCCATAGAG ACTAGCTTTGAGCTGCTGTGGGACCCTCTCACCACTATGGAAATGGAAGTG GATAGTTGCAGTCCTTCCACGGGACACCTCCCTGTTGAGCTGGTGTCCCAAATGAGCCAG GTAGTGGCTCCACCATCACTGATGAACCTCGTGACACAAAAG GGCACGTCACCAATTCCCTGTGACTCTCTGGGTGACATGCAGGCG TTTACCAAGGTATTCTATTGCACTTGCTCAGCAGAAATGAAATATGTAAACCTTCATTTACATCCATTAGGCAATATGCAGGCTGACTTTCTTCTCCACACTTTACAGGAGAGTTCTAGTTCTGTGATGGGAGGTGCACCCTCTGTGGAGCAAGTTCAACAG GAATCCCCCGTGCTATCACAagaatacatggaggaaaaggAACAG CATGTTTCTGAACTCCTGTGGGACCGTCTTGTCAGCGTGGACACTGAGGAAGCTGAAGGACCACGAGAG GGCACAAGTGGATCTGCACTCGAGGAAGACTCATCCCCTGGTTCTGGAAACCATGTAAGTCAG GTTGAAGAGGAAAGATTTACTTCCCTCCCTGGCCCTTCTACAAGTGCGCAAAAGTTATGGGTAAGCTCAGTCCCGTGTGTAGGTGCTGCAGACACACAGCTGCTAGCATTACGCAGTCATTCATCGTTCGGCAAAAGCCCCGGATTCTTCTGTCTTGCATGGTGTGTAATTTTAGGTTACAGAGCAGGTGCATATAGCCGCATCTGCATATAA